Proteins found in one Deinococcus hopiensis KR-140 genomic segment:
- a CDS encoding sugar ABC transporter permease produces the protein MQRPLTSGHLAARPGLLHRLQLDGRLVSLLLATAAVWLAFHLLTGGTFLSARNLWNLSVQTSSVGVMVGGMVLVIVMRHIDLSVGSVLGVTGMFMAVLNARILPDGTWSGWLTLLAGLLMGGIIGALQGAWIAYLGIPAFIVTLGGLLVWRGFAWILTSGQTVAPLTDSFQVFGGGLGGSIGGPWSWAVGLALAAAVIVGDLRNYRRRARSGLTQRDPWLQGLVTACSVALIIGFILIMVGYPDPRTGLPRGMPVPVLIMLGVTALMMWVVRATRFGRYVYAYGGNPEAARLAGINTARLTVMVFSVMGLLAALAGAVQTARLNAGTNSTGTLAELSVIAAAVIGGTSLSGGTGSIPGAFLGALFMSSLINGMLLIDLSSAVQNVVQGLVLVLAVTLDTLYRRRSAP, from the coding sequence ATGCAACGCCCACTCACCTCGGGGCACCTCGCGGCGCGCCCAGGTCTCCTTCACCGGCTTCAGCTCGACGGCCGCCTCGTTTCCCTGCTGCTCGCCACCGCGGCCGTGTGGCTCGCCTTTCACCTGCTCACTGGCGGCACCTTCCTGAGTGCCCGTAACCTGTGGAACTTGTCCGTTCAGACCTCCTCCGTTGGCGTCATGGTCGGTGGGATGGTGCTGGTCATCGTGATGCGGCACATTGACCTGTCCGTCGGTTCCGTCCTTGGAGTCACAGGCATGTTTATGGCTGTCCTCAACGCCCGGATACTGCCGGACGGCACCTGGAGCGGTTGGCTGACGCTGCTCGCAGGTCTCCTGATGGGCGGAATCATCGGTGCGCTCCAGGGAGCGTGGATCGCCTACCTGGGCATTCCGGCGTTTATCGTTACGCTGGGAGGCCTCCTGGTCTGGCGGGGCTTTGCCTGGATCCTGACCTCTGGGCAGACGGTCGCGCCCCTCACCGACAGCTTTCAGGTGTTCGGCGGCGGGTTGGGCGGGTCGATCGGTGGGCCGTGGAGTTGGGCCGTGGGCCTTGCCCTGGCAGCGGCCGTGATCGTAGGAGACCTCCGCAATTACCGCCGTCGGGCACGCAGCGGCCTTACCCAGCGTGATCCGTGGCTCCAGGGGCTGGTCACGGCGTGCAGCGTCGCCCTCATTATCGGCTTCATCCTGATTATGGTGGGGTACCCCGATCCGCGCACCGGCCTGCCGCGCGGCATGCCCGTCCCCGTCCTGATCATGCTGGGGGTTACGGCCCTGATGATGTGGGTGGTGCGCGCAACGCGCTTCGGACGGTATGTCTACGCGTATGGTGGAAATCCCGAGGCCGCCCGTCTGGCGGGCATCAACACCGCGCGCCTGACCGTGATGGTGTTTTCCGTGATGGGCCTGCTCGCGGCGCTCGCGGGCGCTGTCCAGACCGCCCGCCTGAACGCAGGGACGAACTCGACGGGCACCCTGGCCGAACTCAGCGTTATTGCGGCCGCGGTAATTGGCGGGACGAGCCTCAGTGGGGGTACCGGAAGTATTCCTGGCGCGTTCCTGGGTGCGCTGTTTATGAGCAGCCTGATCAATGGCATGTTGCTGATCGATCTGTCCAGCGCCGTGCAAAACGTTGTGCAGGGCCTCGTGCTGGTCCTGGCCGTTACGCTCGACACCCTGTACCGCCGACGGAGTGCGCCGTGA
- a CDS encoding TetR/AcrR family transcriptional regulator C-terminal domain-containing protein: MTVPDLPNSEPRIPLTRERILRAALDLADLHGLEALSMRRLGQALGVEAMSLYKHIKDKDALIDGLIDLVIAEIDVPQGAHDWKDAMRRRAISAHQALLRHRWACSLMGSRVNIGPAMLSYLDRTFAWLRRGGFTVEQTLDAWHALDGHIYGFTLQQLNLPFAPEEAAQMAAAGVELIPADHYPHFHAVVTEIVKMGGRVERFEFGLDLILGGLERLLSASGQLHR, from the coding sequence ATGACTGTCCCAGACCTCCCGAACTCCGAACCCCGAATCCCACTCACGCGCGAGCGCATCCTCCGGGCCGCCCTTGATCTGGCCGATCTGCATGGCCTCGAAGCGCTCAGCATGCGCCGACTCGGCCAGGCGCTCGGCGTCGAGGCGATGTCGCTCTACAAACACATCAAGGACAAAGACGCCCTGATCGACGGCCTGATCGACCTCGTCATCGCCGAGATCGACGTGCCTCAGGGCGCCCATGACTGGAAAGACGCGATGCGCCGGCGCGCAATCTCGGCACACCAGGCGCTGCTGCGCCACCGCTGGGCCTGCTCCCTGATGGGCTCGCGGGTCAACATTGGACCCGCCATGCTGAGCTACCTCGACCGGACGTTCGCCTGGCTACGCCGCGGCGGCTTTACCGTCGAGCAGACCCTTGACGCGTGGCACGCGCTCGATGGCCACATCTACGGCTTTACCCTCCAGCAGCTCAACCTTCCCTTCGCGCCGGAAGAGGCGGCGCAGATGGCCGCAGCCGGAGTGGAGCTTATTCCCGCCGACCATTACCCGCACTTCCACGCAGTCGTGACCGAGATTGTGAAGATGGGCGGACGCGTGGAACGCTTCGAATTCGGCCTTGATCTGATCCTCGGCGGTCTGGAGCGTCTCCTCAGCGCCTCCGGGCAATTACACCGCTAA
- a CDS encoding ROK family transcriptional regulator produces the protein MTLSPLHHRAGDQGFLKQLNRSAILEMVRREPGISRADLALRTQLTKAAVGMMVQELLEQGWLIEGGWQQGSVGRPGRALHLNEGRHALLGAEVGVQGLRLVGCTLTGQILTHRAVMVPSTTPEATAQALASLLRELLRRPELSGREILGLGVAVPGPVALHEPTLLFAPNLGWRDVPFLSLLKPLLPDLGGFWLLENEAKAAAFGEVYFSEREEPELLAYISLGTGIGSGLMLGTPVPHLLRGTQGLAGEIGHSVLQASGLYCHCGNRGCAETLVSGWAIRAALGIPPGLLLEDALEARLQDVDVQVTLQRAGEALGMLLTNLHHTFNPSDIVIGGALTRLGGALLQPALTFFEKHQRHLYASAAPVRLHVRTDSTYIPARGAAAQVLSKVLHHPVVP, from the coding sequence ATGACCTTATCGCCCCTTCACCACCGCGCCGGAGACCAGGGGTTTCTCAAACAGCTCAATCGGTCGGCCATCCTGGAAATGGTTCGCCGAGAACCTGGCATTTCCAGGGCCGACCTCGCCCTACGAACCCAGTTGACCAAGGCCGCCGTCGGCATGATGGTGCAGGAACTGCTGGAACAGGGTTGGCTGATCGAAGGCGGTTGGCAGCAGGGAAGCGTTGGACGTCCGGGGCGCGCCCTCCACCTCAATGAGGGGCGGCACGCGCTGCTGGGCGCGGAAGTCGGGGTACAGGGCCTGCGGCTCGTCGGCTGCACGCTGACGGGTCAAATCCTGACCCACCGCGCCGTCATGGTTCCCTCAACCACACCCGAAGCCACTGCACAGGCCCTTGCCAGCCTCCTCCGGGAATTGCTGCGCCGGCCTGAGCTCTCGGGACGTGAGATCCTGGGACTGGGTGTGGCGGTTCCGGGACCGGTGGCGCTCCACGAGCCGACCCTCCTGTTTGCTCCGAACCTGGGTTGGCGAGACGTGCCTTTTCTGTCCTTGCTGAAGCCGCTTCTTCCCGATCTGGGCGGATTCTGGCTGCTCGAGAACGAGGCGAAAGCCGCCGCCTTCGGTGAGGTCTACTTTTCCGAACGGGAGGAGCCGGAACTGCTCGCCTATATCAGTCTGGGAACGGGGATCGGCAGCGGCCTGATGCTGGGGACGCCCGTTCCCCATCTGTTGCGGGGAACCCAGGGCCTGGCCGGCGAGATCGGGCATTCGGTATTGCAGGCGTCAGGACTGTACTGCCACTGCGGCAACCGGGGATGTGCCGAAACGCTGGTGAGCGGTTGGGCCATCCGCGCGGCCCTGGGCATTCCCCCCGGCCTTCTGCTCGAAGACGCGCTGGAAGCGCGCTTGCAGGACGTAGACGTGCAGGTCACCCTTCAGCGGGCAGGTGAAGCGCTGGGAATGCTCCTGACGAATCTGCACCACACCTTCAATCCCAGCGATATCGTGATTGGAGGTGCCTTGACCCGTTTGGGCGGCGCCCTTCTCCAACCCGCACTGACCTTCTTCGAAAAGCATCAGCGGCACCTGTATGCGTCGGCGGCTCCCGTTCGGCTGCACGTCCGCACGGACAGCACCTATATTCCCGCACGGGGAGCAGCGGCGCAGGTGCTCTCCAAAGTCCTCCATCACCCGGTCGTCCCCTAA
- a CDS encoding MDR family MFS transporter translates to MTQAQQHINYAETLDLRTKQFIIVGVLLGLFLSALDQTIVSTALPRITQELNGLPLYSWVTTAYLLTSCAMVPIYGKLSDLYGRKPILLVGIAVFLLGSALCGLSGEPFLGGLFGGGMMQLVVFRGVQGIGAAALATVAFAIVADIFEPRDRAKYQGLFGAVFGLSSVVGPLLGGFLTDGLSWRWVFYVNLPLGLIAIAFITAKMPRLASGLKAIIDYVGAALIVIFTVPLLLALTWGADGNYAWTSATVLGLFALSAAALVAFIFWEARHPSPIVSLSLFKLPTFTWVMIARFLMGAGFLGAVLFTTLYLVNVKGFSATGAGTATIPLTFGFILGAQSSGLIASRIGRYKKLLVGAFALATLAFWWLSTINADTSYPLLAARMVLVGVGLGPSVALFNLAVQNAVQPYQIGVATSAGTFFQQLGSTIGVAIFGTVLTSTLSTQFKQNFAEVARTAPPQLQAQIAKFQQGTASGGQGGQGFDLEAVKRQAEQGIRQSFAQQYAGIEQAIRSGDPAQFAALKNSPQVPAPLRTGLANIPNQAVQSPQGQTQILTRLRTGLDTAQAQALQQTDTTLDKVGRAVKVSFANSIARIYRFGIFVILLALLAVLFLPDRRLELRRPGSGVTPAAVD, encoded by the coding sequence ATGACCCAAGCCCAACAACACATCAATTACGCAGAGACGCTGGACCTCCGTACCAAGCAGTTCATCATCGTGGGGGTACTCCTCGGCCTGTTCCTGAGCGCCCTCGACCAGACCATCGTCTCTACCGCGCTCCCCCGCATCACGCAGGAACTCAATGGACTGCCGCTGTACTCCTGGGTGACCACAGCGTACCTGCTGACCAGCTGCGCCATGGTCCCCATCTACGGGAAGCTTTCAGATCTCTACGGGCGTAAGCCCATTTTGCTGGTTGGCATTGCCGTCTTCCTGCTGGGTTCTGCCCTGTGTGGCCTCTCCGGTGAACCGTTTCTCGGCGGCCTGTTTGGCGGCGGCATGATGCAACTTGTCGTGTTCCGGGGCGTGCAGGGCATTGGTGCCGCCGCCCTTGCCACCGTCGCCTTCGCCATCGTTGCGGACATTTTTGAACCCCGGGACCGTGCGAAATACCAGGGGCTCTTTGGTGCCGTGTTTGGACTTTCCAGCGTCGTTGGGCCGCTGTTGGGCGGATTTCTGACCGACGGTCTCAGCTGGCGCTGGGTCTTCTACGTCAACCTCCCGCTCGGCCTCATTGCCATCGCCTTTATTACCGCCAAGATGCCCCGACTGGCGAGCGGGCTGAAGGCCATTATCGATTACGTCGGCGCAGCGCTGATCGTGATTTTCACTGTCCCGTTGTTGCTGGCCCTGACCTGGGGAGCAGACGGCAACTACGCCTGGACCAGCGCCACCGTCCTGGGTCTTTTTGCCTTGTCCGCTGCGGCCCTGGTGGCCTTCATCTTCTGGGAAGCGCGTCATCCCAGCCCGATCGTATCCCTCTCGCTCTTCAAGCTTCCCACGTTCACGTGGGTCATGATCGCGCGCTTCCTCATGGGTGCCGGTTTCCTGGGTGCAGTTCTGTTCACCACGCTGTACCTGGTCAACGTCAAGGGATTCAGCGCGACGGGTGCGGGTACGGCCACCATCCCCCTGACCTTCGGTTTCATTCTTGGGGCGCAGAGTTCTGGCCTGATCGCGTCGCGCATCGGTCGGTACAAGAAATTGCTGGTGGGCGCGTTCGCGCTGGCCACCCTCGCCTTCTGGTGGTTGTCGACCATCAATGCCGACACCTCTTACCCGCTGTTGGCGGCGCGCATGGTTTTGGTTGGTGTTGGGCTGGGTCCGTCGGTCGCGCTGTTCAACCTTGCCGTGCAAAACGCGGTTCAGCCGTATCAGATTGGCGTGGCGACATCCGCGGGGACGTTCTTTCAGCAGTTGGGCAGCACCATCGGCGTCGCCATTTTTGGCACCGTGCTGACGAGTACCTTGAGTACGCAGTTCAAGCAGAACTTCGCCGAGGTGGCCCGCACCGCTCCACCCCAGCTCCAGGCACAGATCGCAAAATTTCAACAGGGCACGGCGTCGGGCGGCCAGGGTGGTCAGGGCTTTGACCTCGAGGCGGTCAAACGCCAGGCCGAACAGGGGATCCGGCAGTCCTTTGCCCAGCAGTACGCGGGGATCGAGCAGGCTATACGCAGCGGTGACCCCGCACAGTTCGCGGCCCTCAAGAACAGTCCGCAGGTTCCCGCCCCGTTACGTACAGGCCTGGCCAACATACCAAACCAGGCCGTGCAGAGCCCCCAGGGGCAGACGCAGATCCTGACCCGGTTGCGTACGGGCCTTGATACAGCGCAGGCCCAGGCGCTCCAGCAGACGGACACCACGCTTGACAAAGTGGGGCGCGCCGTGAAGGTCAGCTTTGCCAACAGCATCGCGCGCATCTACCGTTTCGGCATCTTTGTGATTCTTCTGGCGCTGCTCGCCGTGCTGTTTCTCCCTGATCGCCGCCTGGAACTGCGCCGGCCCGGTTCAGGCGTGACTCCAGCTGCGGTGGATTAG
- the xylA gene encoding xylose isomerase, with amino-acid sequence MTDYTPTPADKFTFGLWTVGQTGRDPFGEATRRGFSAPDIVRKLAELGAYGVNFHDNDLVPIDASAAERDRIANDFRAALNDTGLVVPMATTNLFSDPAFKDGAFTSADARVRAYALQKTMQAMDLGAEFGAQTYVFWGGREGTEVDGSGKLLDALGWFRDSLDFLAQYSQDQGYNYRFALEPKPNEPRGDIFLPTVGSALGFIATLKQPELFGVNPEFAHETMAGLSFPHAIAQAIDAGKLFHIDLNDQKMGRFDQDLRFGAENLKGAFFTVKLLEDSGYAGPRHFDAHALRTEDAEGVWTFARGCMRTYLILKDKVAQFNVDPEIQAALQAYRVQDAELEALSQGYTPEKARGLKNRSFDRSALGQRGPGLEHLDQLTVEVLLGVRGSAPLRTPRAQTEVGA; translated from the coding sequence ATGACCGATTACACCCCAACGCCCGCCGACAAGTTCACGTTTGGCCTGTGGACCGTGGGCCAGACGGGCCGCGATCCTTTTGGTGAAGCCACCCGTCGCGGTTTTTCTGCTCCCGACATCGTTCGCAAGTTGGCCGAACTCGGCGCGTACGGCGTGAACTTTCACGACAACGATCTGGTGCCCATCGACGCGTCTGCCGCTGAGCGTGACCGCATCGCCAACGACTTCCGCGCTGCCCTAAACGACACCGGCCTCGTCGTCCCGATGGCGACCACCAACCTCTTTTCGGACCCCGCGTTCAAGGACGGGGCGTTTACGAGCGCGGACGCCCGCGTGCGCGCCTACGCCCTGCAAAAGACGATGCAGGCGATGGATCTGGGTGCCGAGTTCGGGGCGCAGACCTACGTCTTCTGGGGCGGCCGCGAAGGCACCGAAGTCGACGGCAGCGGCAAACTGCTCGATGCTCTTGGGTGGTTCCGCGACAGCCTGGACTTTCTGGCGCAGTACAGCCAGGACCAGGGGTACAACTACCGGTTTGCTCTGGAACCCAAGCCAAATGAGCCGCGGGGGGACATCTTCCTGCCCACCGTCGGCTCGGCGCTGGGCTTCATTGCCACCCTCAAACAGCCGGAGCTGTTCGGGGTCAATCCCGAGTTTGCCCATGAGACGATGGCGGGACTCTCGTTTCCTCACGCCATCGCCCAGGCGATCGACGCGGGCAAGCTGTTTCACATCGACCTCAACGATCAGAAGATGGGGCGCTTCGATCAGGACCTGCGCTTCGGGGCTGAGAACCTCAAGGGCGCGTTTTTCACGGTCAAACTGCTGGAAGACAGTGGGTACGCTGGTCCCCGACACTTTGACGCCCACGCGTTGAGGACCGAGGATGCCGAAGGGGTCTGGACCTTTGCCCGGGGCTGCATGCGCACCTACCTCATCCTCAAGGACAAGGTGGCGCAGTTCAACGTTGACCCCGAGATTCAGGCAGCACTGCAGGCCTACAGGGTGCAGGACGCAGAGCTGGAAGCGCTCAGCCAGGGCTACACTCCCGAAAAGGCCCGGGGCCTCAAAAACCGCAGCTTTGACCGCTCAGCCCTCGGACAGCGCGGACCCGGCCTGGAGCACCTCGACCAGCTCACCGTGGAGGTGCTCCTGGGGGTGCGCGGCAGTGCCCCCCTTAGGACCCCCCGCGCCCAAACGGAGGTCGGGGCGTGA
- a CDS encoding MarR family winged helix-turn-helix transcriptional regulator: MTPTGANDPKYELAQQLGWDFELFHSFASPLIRVEMLEEMERLELSHQQIGLLFYLRAQPVQSLSEAAKAIRLSLPATSHLTERLVQRGLIDRSENPLNRRQKNIALAPSGLALLDRLEAATAKAYAQLLLHAPTETLDRLQSCTRILREALLSRPCTFHPHAQDTSQDDE; encoded by the coding sequence ATGACCCCTACAGGAGCAAACGATCCCAAGTACGAGCTGGCACAGCAACTGGGGTGGGATTTCGAACTCTTCCACTCCTTCGCCAGTCCTCTGATTCGCGTCGAAATGCTGGAGGAGATGGAGCGACTTGAACTGTCTCACCAGCAGATCGGCCTGCTCTTCTATTTACGCGCGCAGCCCGTGCAGTCGTTATCGGAGGCCGCGAAAGCCATTCGCCTTTCCCTGCCTGCCACAAGCCACCTGACCGAACGGCTCGTACAGAGGGGACTGATTGACCGCTCGGAAAATCCCCTCAACCGACGCCAGAAAAACATTGCCCTGGCACCTTCGGGCCTTGCCTTGCTCGACCGCCTGGAGGCCGCGACGGCCAAGGCTTACGCGCAGCTGCTCCTCCACGCGCCGACTGAAACGCTGGACCGGCTTCAGTCATGCACCCGCATCTTGAGGGAGGCCCTCCTCTCGCGCCCCTGCACGTTTCACCCTCACGCTCAAGACACTTCCCAGGACGACGAATGA
- a CDS encoding DUF4386 domain-containing protein, with amino-acid sequence MTVASPDQDSTRPSSPSAPALTAGLALMLMAALALSAEFLVRSRLIDPHDFAATLGRLRTSEPLFRAGIASNLIVALLDVVVGVALYQVFQHAGRGLALLAATNRVVYAAVFATATLGQLLALRLATGDGFPPSGHSDQLAAAFLDMYAFGWQIGLTFFAFHLAVLGGLIVRSGAAPRWIGALLILAGAAYLIDAFATVLLPNYADYAAVLKACVALPATASELSLCAWLITYGKRARRAGPSTLQAA; translated from the coding sequence GTGACTGTCGCCTCGCCTGACCAAGATTCAACCCGTCCTTCCTCGCCTTCGGCCCCGGCACTTACAGCTGGGCTGGCCCTGATGCTCATGGCGGCCCTCGCCCTCTCCGCAGAGTTCCTTGTCCGTTCTCGCCTGATCGACCCGCACGACTTTGCAGCGACGCTGGGCCGCCTGCGCACCTCCGAACCGCTTTTTCGGGCCGGCATCGCCTCCAACCTGATCGTCGCCCTGCTCGACGTCGTTGTCGGCGTGGCCCTGTACCAGGTCTTCCAGCACGCCGGGCGAGGACTCGCCCTGTTGGCAGCAACCAACCGCGTGGTCTACGCCGCCGTCTTCGCTACCGCGACCCTCGGTCAGCTTCTCGCCTTGCGCCTCGCCACCGGTGACGGCTTCCCACCCAGCGGCCACTCAGACCAACTCGCGGCAGCGTTTCTGGACATGTACGCGTTCGGCTGGCAGATCGGGCTGACGTTCTTCGCCTTTCACCTCGCGGTGCTCGGCGGGTTGATCGTGCGCTCCGGCGCTGCCCCCCGCTGGATTGGCGCGCTGCTGATCCTCGCCGGGGCTGCGTACCTCATCGACGCCTTTGCCACCGTGCTCCTGCCCAACTACGCCGACTATGCCGCGGTCCTCAAGGCCTGCGTCGCCCTGCCCGCCACGGCTTCAGAACTCTCGCTGTGCGCCTGGCTGATCACCTACGGCAAGCGGGCCAGACGCGCCGGGCCAAGCACACTCCAGGCCGCCTAG
- a CDS encoding ATP-binding cassette domain-containing protein, whose amino-acid sequence MTGAFSRPQEHLEERPQQPIIEMRNISKRFGGVHALENVTVDLYPGEVVGLLGHNGAGKSTLIKILAGAYTADEGQILMGGEPVRLHGPRDAQRLGIETIYQTLALADNLDVPANIFLGRELMRGGTLDEDAMELEARKLLDRLGVVNVRNLKQPVIGFSGGQRQSIAISRAVYFKARVLIMDEPTAALGPQETQQVNELVMALKREGVGIFLISHDLHDVFDLADRLTVMKNGRVVGTVPKHEVTPDEALEMIIAGKLPRALRGAEASGPA is encoded by the coding sequence GTGACCGGGGCTTTTTCAAGACCCCAGGAACACCTGGAGGAGCGTCCCCAGCAACCGATCATCGAGATGCGCAACATCAGCAAGCGCTTCGGGGGTGTTCATGCCCTGGAAAACGTCACGGTGGATCTCTATCCGGGCGAGGTCGTGGGCCTTCTCGGACACAACGGGGCAGGGAAAAGTACGCTCATCAAAATCCTGGCCGGGGCCTACACCGCCGACGAGGGACAGATTCTGATGGGTGGCGAGCCTGTACGGCTGCACGGCCCCAGGGACGCCCAGCGCCTGGGAATCGAGACCATCTACCAGACGCTCGCGCTGGCCGACAATCTCGACGTGCCCGCCAACATCTTCCTTGGGCGGGAATTGATGCGCGGCGGCACCCTGGATGAGGACGCCATGGAGCTCGAAGCGCGTAAACTTCTGGACCGCCTGGGCGTGGTGAATGTCCGCAACCTCAAGCAGCCGGTAATTGGCTTTTCAGGCGGACAGCGGCAGAGCATCGCCATCAGCCGCGCCGTGTATTTCAAGGCGCGCGTGCTGATCATGGATGAACCCACGGCGGCGCTGGGGCCCCAGGAAACGCAACAGGTCAATGAGCTTGTTATGGCGCTCAAGCGGGAGGGCGTCGGTATTTTTCTGATCAGTCACGACTTGCACGACGTATTTGACCTCGCCGACCGCCTGACGGTCATGAAAAACGGCCGGGTGGTGGGTACCGTCCCCAAGCACGAGGTTACACCGGACGAAGCGCTGGAGATGATTATTGCGGGCAAGCTCCCACGTGCGCTGCGCGGGGCAGAGGCGTCTGGGCCGGCTTGA
- the xylF gene encoding D-xylose ABC transporter substrate-binding protein produces the protein MKRFSTAALVLATTVSLASSAAAQKSVTVGVSWSNFQEERWKTDETAMKAQLTKLGAKYISADAQSNNEKQISDIESLITRGANVLIVLAQDNEAILPAISRAKAEGIPVIAYDRLIEDPSVFYLSFNNREVGRLQAQMIYNVKKSGNFAFIKGSPSDPNADLLFAGQMDVLGPAIKTGKIKKVGEQYTEGWKPEVAQNNMEQILTANRNKVDAVVASNDGTAGGTVAALASVGLAGRVPVSGQDADKAALNRIARGLQTGTVWKDARVLATEAARIAVQLAGGTKPNAIKGATPFNGGPKKVSVSSILLKPTVITRANLNQIISAKWATKAEVCQGVSGASAPAACR, from the coding sequence ATGAAGAGATTCAGCACGGCCGCCCTCGTCCTCGCCACCACCGTCTCCCTCGCCTCCAGCGCCGCCGCCCAGAAGTCGGTTACCGTCGGTGTCAGCTGGTCGAATTTTCAGGAGGAACGCTGGAAGACCGACGAGACGGCGATGAAGGCGCAGCTGACCAAACTGGGAGCGAAATACATCAGTGCGGACGCGCAGAGCAACAACGAAAAGCAGATCTCGGACATCGAGAGCCTCATTACCCGCGGCGCAAACGTCCTGATCGTGTTGGCGCAGGACAACGAGGCCATCTTGCCCGCCATCAGCCGCGCCAAGGCCGAGGGGATTCCCGTCATCGCCTATGACCGCCTGATTGAGGACCCCAGCGTTTTCTACCTCTCCTTCAACAACCGCGAGGTCGGGCGTCTTCAGGCGCAGATGATCTACAATGTTAAAAAGTCCGGTAACTTCGCTTTTATCAAGGGCAGTCCCAGCGACCCAAACGCGGACCTGCTGTTTGCTGGGCAGATGGACGTTCTTGGGCCAGCCATCAAAACGGGAAAGATCAAGAAAGTGGGCGAGCAGTACACCGAAGGCTGGAAGCCTGAGGTCGCTCAGAACAACATGGAACAGATCCTGACGGCCAACCGCAACAAGGTCGACGCCGTGGTAGCCAGCAACGACGGCACCGCGGGCGGCACCGTGGCGGCGCTCGCGTCCGTCGGTCTTGCCGGAAGGGTCCCGGTCTCCGGTCAGGACGCGGACAAGGCCGCCCTGAACCGCATCGCGCGTGGTCTTCAGACCGGCACCGTCTGGAAAGACGCCCGCGTCCTGGCAACCGAGGCCGCCCGTATCGCCGTGCAGCTCGCGGGTGGCACGAAGCCGAACGCCATCAAGGGAGCCACGCCGTTTAACGGCGGGCCGAAGAAGGTCAGCGTAAGCAGCATTCTGCTCAAGCCCACGGTAATTACGCGGGCGAACCTCAACCAGATCATCAGCGCCAAATGGGCCACCAAAGCCGAGGTCTGCCAGGGCGTGTCCGGCGCTTCTGCCCCCGCTGCCTGCCGCTGA